The genomic region TGCCGGGCCTTGTTCCTTTGCTGCTTTTTCTTTTCGAGCTCTGCTCTTTTCTTCTGGATGGATGTCATTATCCCTGACCTCCCTGGACGATCGCCAGGCCTGCATCATCCCGGGTATCGTCCGTGTTCGTCTTCGCATTCCGGGCCTCCCGGGTGGCCGCTTCGATCTTGGGCGAGGCAGCTTTGATCAGGTTGTTTATTCTCAACGCCCGCTCGTCCACGTCCTTGATCTTGAGTGCCGCGATGATCTTTTTCAGGGTCCCGCGAGAGAGTTCCCGGCGGGGTCCCGACAAGGGAAACAGGACGCGACCGATGGCGGTCTGAGCTTCCCGATATGCCTGTTCTTCAGCCTCGTGGAGCGCTTTCTTAGCCAGTGAGGAGGCGTATTCTTTTGCCTGGGCATCCTCCCGGCGCCACTCGAGCTTGCCCAGTTTCTTGACGCAGTCGAGGCATATGATGCCTTCTTCGGTCCGGAACCTGCCTTTGCCATTTTCAATTTCGGTCTTGCATTTTCTGCATGTTTCCATGTTGCCTCCTTTTATAGTCAGATAGCTTCCTGTGTGCAGTACGCCTCCATCACCTGCTCCGGGGCGTACTGGCGGAAGAGATCGAGGATCTCCTCACGGGCAGGGTTGTCGGTAGGGAGTTCCAGCGCCAGGTCAAGGGGAGAACGGCCTGATTCCCCCCTCGCATTCACGTCCGCGCCGGCTTCGATGAGGAAGCGGGCGATGGTGGAGTGGCTATGGAGGCATGCCAGGTGCAGGGGGGTGTCGCCGGCGTCGGTCTTGGCGTTGATGTCCGCCCCGTGGTCGAGGAGAAGGCGGGCCAGGTCCAGCTCGTGTCCCCACCATACGCCGCACGTCGCGTGGAGGGGTGTAGCACCCCACGTGTCCCGTGCGTTGACGTCGGCACCCTTCTCAAGGAGGAACTGGGCGGTGTCCAGGTGACCGTGGGAACAGGCCTCGTGGAGGGGGGTGCGGCCGTCGTCCTTCCTTCTTGCGTTTATCTTTGCTCCTTTCTCCAGGAGGAGGTGGACGGCAGCAGTGTGACCGGTCTTGCACGCTGCGTGTAGTCGCGTGTTACCCTTCATATTTGCCATGGGTTGTTGCCTCCTTGTTGTCCTGGTGCCGATCCTCCAGACCCGTGATGATGATCTGGACCCGGACCCCGGGCCCCAAGGGAAACGGCAGGCCACAAGCCTGACAAAAGATGCCGTCGGGGGTGATGTAGCGGCCCTGGCCTTCGGGGATCGGGGAGCCACAGGTGCCGCACGTGGAGCAGAGGGAGGGGGTCATGCTGTTACCTCCTTCTGCTGTAGCAAGTATTTGTTCCAGTCCTTTGTCCCGCCCGGCGGGCGGTGATAAAACCAGGGAACGCCTGCATTATCGAGGACGGCGGCCAGGGCTTTACCCTGTTCCTCACCTGCTTCGTCATTGTCGGTTGCCACGATGATCTGCTGTGCCCCAAGCTCACGCGCCAGCAGCACGACCTGACCATAGTCTCCAGTGTTGCCGTTGGTTGCGCTGACCATGATATCGACCTGTTCGTGGAAGATCTGCCAGTATGAAAGGGCATCAAGCGCGGATTCGGTGACCACGAGATGCTCCGTTCTTTCCTTCCCCGGCGGCCCGAAAAACAGGGCCTTCGTTCCATGGTTCGATCGGAATTTTTTATCCTGCGTTCCCCGGACGGACCACCCGACTATTCTTCCGTCCTGGAGGCGTGAAGCGAAGCAGGCGTTCTTCATCGCATCGGCGTGGAGCAGGCCTCGGAAGGCCTCCAGCGTTTCCCGTGTGATGCCCATTTTGTACAAATGGTCGACTACGTGTCTTTTGAGCGGCATCGGGGTCTCGCTTAATGCTTCCCATTCACTGGACCGGTCCGGGGCCTCTTCTTCAATCATCCGCGAGGGGACGGTCACCGGCGTTACAAGTGCAGCGTCCAGGGTTCCGATGAAGGGCTTGAGGATCTTTCTTGTTTTCCCCAGGTTCCTTTCTCCCTCCCTCCAATAGACGAAGTTGAAGACGGGTCCGCAATCTCCCTCCTCTTTACTTTTGCCCAGCGTGTAGTACTCTTGGCCCGGGCGGGAGGGGCTGTCCTTGACCACGATCCGATCACCGTCCCGTGTGTATTTGTGGCTCATTTTGGAGCTCTTAGCCCGGTCTTTCGCGAACCCCAGAGCCTCCGCCACCTGCCCGATGTCCACGGTCGCATTGATGATTTTGATCTCGTCGTTGTTGTGATGCGTCGGTCTCATGTCAGTTAGCCCTCCTGCTGTTGTTTCATTGAATCCAGGGTTTCCACAGGTTGGCCCACAAAA from Syntrophorhabdus sp. harbors:
- a CDS encoding DUF3991 domain-containing protein, whose product is MRPTHHNNDEIKIINATVDIGQVAEALGFAKDRAKSSKMSHKYTRDGDRIVVKDSPSRPGQEYYTLGKSKEEGDCGPVFNFVYWREGERNLGKTRKILKPFIGTLDAALVTPVTVPSRMIEEEAPDRSSEWEALSETPMPLKRHVVDHLYKMGITRETLEAFRGLLHADAMKNACFASRLQDGRIVGWSVRGTQDKKFRSNHGTKALFFGPPGKERTEHLVVTESALDALSYWQIFHEQVDIMVSATNGNTGDYGQVVLLARELGAQQIIVATDNDEAGEEQGKALAAVLDNAGVPWFYHRPPGGTKDWNKYLLQQKEVTA